The Natrarchaeobius halalkaliphilus DNA segment TGACTCGTGGAGGCCGCCACACTCAGGACACTGTTTCTTGTTATACTCCTGTTCCCACCCTACGTGTTCGACAGTGTGACCGCGATCAGTGAGGAACTGGTCGAAAACGTCGTCGCCGGCACCATTGGGTGAGGTTGCCATAGGTATGCCAATGCACACCACGGACTTAAATCGTTGGGTTCGCTGAAAGCCTGCCGCAATCCGCGTTTGCGACTCGGACGCTCTTGGTCGTCGTCGGTCAAACGGTGCCGACAGCCGACCCGCGGACTTTTCTCTCTGACGGTCCAACGCGAACGCATGAGCGAC contains these protein-coding regions:
- a CDS encoding HVO_0416 family zinc finger protein, with amino-acid sequence MATSPNGAGDDVFDQFLTDRGHTVEHVGWEQEYNKKQCPECGGLHESSATDCTVCGWTPTV